The genomic segment TTCAAGGATTGCATCTGCAGCAAATGGAGCTGGAACATAAATAACTGATACGTTTGCGCCTGTTGCTTTTACAGCTTCTTCAACTGTGTTGAAAACAGGAACACCCGCCGCTTCAGTTCCACCTTTACCAGGTGTAACTCCGCCAACAATTTTCGTTCCGTACTCTAGCATTTGTTCTGTATGGAAAAGTGCTGTAGCACCTGTAATTCCTTGTACGATAACTTTTGTATCTTTGTTAATAAAAATACTCATCGTTTGTCCCTGCCTTTCTTAACCTACTAGTTCTACAATCTTTTTAGCACCGTCTGCCATCGTGTCAGCAGCGATGATGTTCAAACCTGATTCATTCAAAAGTGCTTTACCTAAGTCGACGTTTGTACCTTCTAAACGAACAACAAGTGGTACTTGTAGACCTACTTCTTTAGATGCTGCAATAACACCTTCAGCAATAACGTCACACTTCATAATACCACCGAAAATGTTGACGAAAATCCCTTTGACATTTGGGTCAGAAAGGATGATTTTGAACGCTTCTGTAACTTTTTCAGCCGTTGCACTACCACCAACGTCAAGGAAGTTAGCAGGTGAACCACCGAAGTAGTTAATCGTATCCATTGTAGCCATTGCAAGACCTGCACCGTTAACCATACAACCAACGTTTCCGTCAAGAGAAATATAGCTTAGGTCAAATTTTGAAGCTTCGATTTCTTTTGGATCTTCTTCATCATAGTCGCGAAGTGCTTGGATATCTTTATGACGGTATAGTGCACTGTCGTCAAAGTTGAATTTCGCGTCAAGAGCAAGTACATCGTCACCAGCTGTTACAACTAGTGGGTTAATTTCAACAATAGATGCGTCTTTTTCTACGAACACTTGGTAAAGTCCAAGCATGAATTTCGCTGCTTTGTTTACAAGGTGCGTAGGGATGTTCATGTTATATGCCATGCGGCGTGCTTGGAATCCAGTCAAACCAGCAACTGGGTCGATGACTTCTTTGAAAATCTTTTCAGGTGTTGCTTCCGCAACTTCCTCGATGTCCATTCCGCCTTCTTCAGAACCCATAAGTGTTACACGGTCTGTTGCACTGTCAAGGACAAGTCCAAGATAGTATTCTTTTTTGATATCAGAACCTTCTTCGATAAGAAGACGTTTGATCTCTTTACCTTCTGGGCCTGTTTGGTGAGTCACAAGTGTCTTACCAATCAATTCTTTAGCATAAGCACGAACTTCATCAAGATTTTTTGCAATCTTAACGCCGCCCGCTTTCCCACGTCCACCCGCGTGGATTTGTGCTTTAACTACGATAATGTCTGTACCTAGTTCCTTTGCAGCTTTTACTGCTTCCTCAGGAGAGAAAGCAACAAGACCGTTAGAAACTGCTACACCATATTCTCTTAGTAGCTGTTTGCCTTGATATTCATGGATATTCATCTTACATCCTCCATTCGTACTTCTAAGCTATTTAATTTACTGCCTTATCCATTGTAGTAAACATGTCAAACAATGTCCACAATTGAATTCCAAATGTAGAAATTTGTCGAATCTATTTCAAACTTTCATTTTTCGTTTTGCTCCATGTTCGCGGTCAATCTGATAAATGTAGGCAAATACTTCGGATACTGCTTTGTACAATTCTTCTGGAATTGATTCGTTAACGTTTAGTTGCCCTAAAATTTCAACGAGGCTTGGATCTTCCTGAATGGGAATATTATTCGCCTTTGCTTTTTCCAATATATTTTCGGCGATTTTCCCTTTCCCTTTCGCGACTACTTTTGGAGCACCTGCCGAAAACGGTTCATACGAAAGGGCGACCGCCTCTTTTCGAGTATGACGTTCTTCTGTCATATGCGGAAGTCAACTCCTTGCCCATCAATTTTCATTGTTTTCTTCTGTTTCTGCACGTTTTTTTCTTCCTCGATAAAATTCTTAAAGAATACCCCTGACAATTTATAGCCCGTCGACTCGAGTCCCACTTTCAATCTCTCCTGAAGAGGCCCTCCTCCAATCGACTTAAGCGTCTCATCTGCATTAAAGATGGTCACCATTACGACCCTATTCTGGACTTGCATATCGATAATCGTCTTGTTAATAGAGTCGAGTTCGAGATAAAAAAGAATTCGTGCATAGTCAGCATCTATTTTTCCATCTTTTTGCATTTGTCCATTCCACTGCAATGTCGCATCGATACGCTTGCCAAAAAACTCAAGTGGAACTTGCATAATCAGTTGATGTTGCACACCGTTTTCCCCCGACTGGAGTAACTGCCCATTCATCCTCGTGACGACTGTTTCTGCAGCATCACGGAGAGCCGCCGAGACAGATGGGTCATGCATCAGAGCCAGTAGCTGCGGTTTCAACATTTCCGCAAGACGTCCAAAATCAGGTTCTTTTCCGAGTAACCCCGCCTCATAATTGAGCCCGAATGAACGTATGACCGTTTGTAGCGCATCTTTCAACGCTTTTCCATCAATCATCGAAGCAACAGCGACTTCTGCTGCCTGCACCGTTTTCTGGATAGCTGGGTTATCAGATCGTTCCGCCGTTTGCAGTAGTACAGCTAACTTCTCAGTCCCTTGCTGACCGAGTAGAGTGAGTAATTGTTCTTTATGCCCCTCCGCTAAGGTACTAGTTTGGAAAGGGGTTACGGCTGCATTTTCTGCCGTTATCCGCGTATATGCCTGACTGAATTCCTGAACAAACTTCGTTGGCGATTGTGCAATTGGCTGTGCATTTACGGCACGATCAATCATTGCCGTGAGCACCGTTTTCTGCTGTGCATTTGTCCCCGGATCGGATGAAATTAACGTTTTCAAGTTTTCCATCGGGACTTTCTGTTGAGCTGGCGGAGCTTCTCCAATCTGCTTGAGCATTGTCAGCACCTGCTGCACAATCGGTATTGACGCTAAAGGCGCTTGAGGCTTAATGGCAGCCTGTCTATTCATAGTTGTGACGGGAACGTCCTGCGGTCCTGCCAGGACTGATTGCGATGCAGTTAAGGCATTACTTCGTGCAACGCCTTCTCCTGAAATCAATGAAGCGAGCACTTGCGGCAAGTTTGCAAGAGATGTCCGTTCCGGTAAAACACCTGCACTTTTCAACATTTGCAGGGTAGCAAAACGGTCTTCTCCAGGCGCGGAACGATCCAATAACGTGAGGATAGATTGACCTAGTAGCGCTCCTCCTGTCACCTGGGCAAACGGCTTGGCCATCTTCTCTAGCGCAGATAAAATCGCATCTTTGACCTGCGACGTAACCGTGTTATCCAGGGCCAACGCATTTCGCAACGAAGTCAAAACACTATGCAACCCTTCTTTTGTTTCGACTCCTAAAAGTGACCGAAAGATATTCTCAGTAAGCGGCAATTTCAGCTCAATCATCTTCTGAAGTGACGCGAGTGCTTCATTGCGCGCGGCTGGCGGTACGCCTTTTAATAACGTTTCCGCCTCCAGCAAACTATCCCGCGTCATCGGAATTTTATTCTTCATGACGAACGCCAACAATGCTTGCATTTCTGGCGTCTTTGGCAATTGCATTGCATCCATTAATCCGCCGAGTTGCCGCGCCTGCCCTTCTGTAGCTTGAAGGGGTCCTGAAATGATCTTCAGTTGCAATTCTGGCTTAACTGCATTTACTTGAAAGTAGTAGGAGTCACCCGCTCTCATCGGAATTTCCAATTTAGCGAATACCTTTTGTCCACCAATTTGGACTTCAGCCATTTGGCCGGGATAAAGCTGCTTAATCTGCCCATGGACCATTTGACCTTCATTCAAGACAAGCGGCCTATTTGGGACTGCGCCCGCCGCCTGACTTGCCGATACTGCCGCAGTAGGAAAATTCATCGGTTCTTCCTCCCTCCGTCCAACATTGATTTAACAGGTTCGAAAGTTGTACGGTGATGTTCACACGGTCCATGTTTTTGAAGCGCTAGAACATGTTCCCCAGTCCCATATCCCGCGTTTTTCTTGAAATTATACATAGGAAAGTCGTTATGTAAATCATCCATAATGGCATCTCTCGTTGTTTTTGCAATAATCGATGCAGCCGCCACAGCTAAACTCAACGCATCACCTTTAATGACTGATTCTGTAGGACAGTTTACAGCGAGTTTCATGGCATCCACGATTACGAAATCAGGATTGACAGTAAGTCCCTCTACCGCCTGTTCCATCGAATCCCTTGTTGCGGCGTAAATATTCATATCATCAATCATATGGGCTGATTGGATATGCGCTGAATAAGCGATAGCGACGCTTTTTATCTGTTCCGCAAGCCGTTCTCGTTCTGCCTTTGATATAGCCTTTGAATCATCCAGTCCAATAAGTTCCGGCGTTTCGCGTGGCAGAATAACCGCTGCGGTGACCACAGGACCCGCTAAAGGTCCTCTCCCCGCCTCATCCACCCCAGCGATCAACGCACCTTCAAACGGCGCATACGACCTATCAAACGCTTCTTTCAGCATATGATTATGTTCTATGGCTTTCCGCTTTTCATACTGGCGCTTCCAGCGACTAAGTGCATTTTGCACGCCTGTTCTTGAATCCTGCTCCAGCACTTCCATCCAAGACTCCGGTTCTTTAACATGTGTCAGCCGTTCCGTAATTTCCTTTATCGTTTTCAATCTGATCACTCTCCAGTAACAGTCGACTTATCGATCCATCTCTTTATTAGTATATCGGCTATCTTTGTCACTTTTCGACTCCCATAAAAGAAAAGGCCGATTGCCGCGGAATTAATTCCGTGCCGGCATCGGCCTAGTCATTTTGTGATTGTTGTGATGTGAAGTCAAATGTCAGTTTACCAAGGTATTCATTACGAATATCACGGACAACCAACTCTGCCACTTTGTCATAATCGACTTCTCCACCGACAGCATACACTTTACGAAGTGAACCAATCTTTTCAAAAATCGGAAGGATTTCGTCGCCGACGGTTGTTAATCCATATCTGTCTGTCAGCCGAGCTGGATAATTCGTTTCGAGGAAACGAAGGCCATACACTGCCAAGTCTTCCATATTTACAATTTTATCCTTAATAGCGCCTGTCAGTGCAAGCTTAAAGCCAACTTCTTTATCCTCGAATTTAGGCCACAGAATACCTGGCGTATCTAAAAGTTCAAGCTCTTTTTCATATTTAATCCACTGTTGAGCTTTTGTAACGCCAGGCGTATTACCTGTTTTCGCAATATTTTTCTTGGCAAGTCTGTTAATAAGTGTCGATTTCCCAACGTTTGGAATCCCCACTATCATCGCACGCATGGCGCCCGGACGAATGCCTCTTGAACGCATTCTTTCCAACTTCGGCTCCAAAATCTCTTTCGCAGCTTTTATAACAGTCTGAAGCCCTCTACCTTCAAATGAATTGATGGCAACTGCACGCATTCCTTGCGCTTCAAAATAACGGATCCAGCGCGCTGTTTCCGTTTCATCCGCAAGGTCCATCTTGTTCAGTATAAGAAGTCTTGGTTTTTGATGAATGACTTCGTCAATCATCGGATTTCTAGAAGATAGCGGAAGCCTAGCATCGATTAATTCAAAAACGATGTCAACAAGCTTCAGTTTTTCGGTTACTTCTCGGCGAGCTTTCGCCATATGTCCGGGAAACCATTGAATTGTCATGTTGTTAGTTCCTCCCGTCAGTTAATAATTCCAAAATCTTTAATCGGCCAGAAAACGACTTTTGTACTACCAATGATTTCATCGATGGCAACAGCTCCAATATGCCTGGAGTCTTTACTCTTTCTTCTGTTATCCCCCATGACAAACACATGATCTGCCGGGACTGTCGTGCTTTGGATTTTCTCTTCAAGTGTGAAATCTTCAGTCAGCGGACTGTCTGCCACTTCCGATTTGTATTGATCGAGATAAGGCTCTTCGAACGGTTTTCCATTGACGTATAAAACGTCATCCCGGTATTCTACTTCGTCGCCAGGAAGTCCAATTACCCTTTTTATGTAATCTTTCTCTTCAGGTGCATGAAACACAACGACATCAAACCGTTTTGGTTCTCCAATTGTATAACCAATTTTATTAACAATCATTCGATCGCCATTCTCAAGTGTTGGCATCATCGAAACACCATCGACAACGATCGGTGTAAAGAGGAAAACTCGGATGATTGCTGCAAGGCCGAATGCGATTAAAAGCGCCTTGACCCATTCCCATGTTTCGTTTTTCTTCTTCTTTTCATCATTCATTGGCAAGGCCTCCTGCTTACTACTGTTCTTATTGTACAGTCTATTTATTTTTGAGGCAAAAAGAAAGGAGGCCGTTTGTGGGCCTCCTGCATTTTTTATCGAAGTTCTTTGATACGTGCAGCTTTTCCGCGCAGACTGCGAAGGTAGTACAATTTCGCACGACGTACTTTACCACGACGAATTACTTCAAGTAGTGTGATTTTTGGTGTGTGTACAGGGAATGTACGCTCAACACCTACACCGTTGGAGATTTTACGAACCGTGAATGATTCACTGATTCCGCCTCCACGACGTGATATAACAATTCCTTCAAATAGCTGAATACGCTCGCGCGTTCCCTCTACGATTTTCACGTGCAAACGAACTGTATCTCCTGCACGGAAAGCTGGATGATCAGAACGAAGCTGATCTTTTGTGATTGCTGCAATAATTTGTTGCATAGTTAATCTCTCCCTATCCTCAGGTGCTCTTACACTTCTTGCCTTTGCAGCGGAACATCTGTCAGTATGTACTTACATAGAAGCACATAGTAGATAGTACCACAAATCACAAGTCGTTGCAAGGTCATCTACTTATTTGTTTTCTCGCTTTAATTGATGAAGGAACTTGCGTTGATGCTCAGTAAGCGGTGCATCTTTCAGCAAATCTTTTCTGCGTTCGAACGTCCGGAGCAATGACTGCTGTTCACGCCATTTATCGATTTCTGCATGATTGCCGGATAACAATACATCCGGTACTTCCATCCCATTAAAATTAGATGGGCGTGTGTATTGCGGATGTTCAAGCAATCCTGTCGAAAATGAATCGAGCACAGGTGAATCAGCATTGCCAAGGACATTCGGCAACAACCGGACAACACTGTCAATCACAGCCATTGCAGCGATCTCTCCACCCGTTAGGACGAAGTCGCCAATGGATAACTCGTCCGTGACAAGATACTGGCGTATACGCTCGTCATAGCCCTCATAATGGCCGCATATGAACACGACATGTTCTTCAGAAGAAAGCTCTTCCGCTTTCTTCTGTGTAAATGTTTCTCCCTGAGGACACATCAGAATGACACGTGGTGGTTTTTCAAGCCCTTCAGATATAGCTTCGACTGCTGCAAAGAGCGGTTCAGGTTTAAGGACCATACCCGCGCCTCCGCCATAAGGATAATCGTCAACTTTACGATGCTTGCTTGTAGAATAATCACGAAAATCGGTGACACCAAATGTGACTGCACCGTTCGCCTGCGCCTTTTTCATGATCGAGGAATGAAGAACACCTTCGAACATTTCCGGAAACAGTGAAAGGACATCGATTTTCATCATGAAAGAAGTCCTTCCATCGGATCAATGATGATTTTCTTACCAGCTATATCGACTTCTTTAACGATGTCTTCGATATAAGGAATGTAGTGAGGCTTACCTTTTTCAGGCGTTACCGTCCACACATCATTCGCACCGGTTTCAAGAATTTCAGTCACTTCACCTAGTTCGATACCTTCAGTCGTGAACACTGTACAACCA from the Sporosarcina psychrophila genome contains:
- a CDS encoding ribonuclease HII, with the protein product MIRLKTIKEITERLTHVKEPESWMEVLEQDSRTGVQNALSRWKRQYEKRKAIEHNHMLKEAFDRSYAPFEGALIAGVDEAGRGPLAGPVVTAAVILPRETPELIGLDDSKAISKAERERLAEQIKSVAIAYSAHIQSAHMIDDMNIYAATRDSMEQAVEGLTVNPDFVIVDAMKLAVNCPTESVIKGDALSLAVAAASIIAKTTRDAIMDDLHNDFPMYNFKKNAGYGTGEHVLALQKHGPCEHHRTTFEPVKSMLDGGRKNR
- the ylqF gene encoding ribosome biogenesis GTPase YlqF; its protein translation is MTIQWFPGHMAKARREVTEKLKLVDIVFELIDARLPLSSRNPMIDEVIHQKPRLLILNKMDLADETETARWIRYFEAQGMRAVAINSFEGRGLQTVIKAAKEILEPKLERMRSRGIRPGAMRAMIVGIPNVGKSTLINRLAKKNIAKTGNTPGVTKAQQWIKYEKELELLDTPGILWPKFEDKEVGFKLALTGAIKDKIVNMEDLAVYGLRFLETNYPARLTDRYGLTTVGDEILPIFEKIGSLRKVYAVGGEVDYDKVAELVVRDIRNEYLGKLTFDFTSQQSQND
- a CDS encoding EscU/YscU/HrcU family type III secretion system export apparatus switch protein; the protein is MTEERHTRKEAVALSYEPFSAGAPKVVAKGKGKIAENILEKAKANNIPIQEDPSLVEILGQLNVNESIPEELYKAVSEVFAYIYQIDREHGAKRKMKV
- the lepB gene encoding signal peptidase I, with product MNDEKKKKNETWEWVKALLIAFGLAAIIRVFLFTPIVVDGVSMMPTLENGDRMIVNKIGYTIGEPKRFDVVVFHAPEEKDYIKRVIGLPGDEVEYRDDVLYVNGKPFEEPYLDQYKSEVADSPLTEDFTLEEKIQSTTVPADHVFVMGDNRRKSKDSRHIGAVAIDEIIGSTKVVFWPIKDFGIIN
- the sucC gene encoding ADP-forming succinate--CoA ligase subunit beta, whose amino-acid sequence is MNIHEYQGKQLLREYGVAVSNGLVAFSPEEAVKAAKELGTDIIVVKAQIHAGGRGKAGGVKIAKNLDEVRAYAKELIGKTLVTHQTGPEGKEIKRLLIEEGSDIKKEYYLGLVLDSATDRVTLMGSEEGGMDIEEVAEATPEKIFKEVIDPVAGLTGFQARRMAYNMNIPTHLVNKAAKFMLGLYQVFVEKDASIVEINPLVVTAGDDVLALDAKFNFDDSALYRHKDIQALRDYDEEDPKEIEASKFDLSYISLDGNVGCMVNGAGLAMATMDTINYFGGSPANFLDVGGSATAEKVTEAFKIILSDPNVKGIFVNIFGGIMKCDVIAEGVIAASKEVGLQVPLVVRLEGTNVDLGKALLNESGLNIIAADTMADGAKKIVELVG
- the rplS gene encoding 50S ribosomal protein L19, which codes for MQQIIAAITKDQLRSDHPAFRAGDTVRLHVKIVEGTRERIQLFEGIVISRRGGGISESFTVRKISNGVGVERTFPVHTPKITLLEVIRRGKVRRAKLYYLRSLRGKAARIKELR
- the trmD gene encoding tRNA (guanosine(37)-N1)-methyltransferase TrmD, translated to MKIDVLSLFPEMFEGVLHSSIMKKAQANGAVTFGVTDFRDYSTSKHRKVDDYPYGGGAGMVLKPEPLFAAVEAISEGLEKPPRVILMCPQGETFTQKKAEELSSEEHVVFICGHYEGYDERIRQYLVTDELSIGDFVLTGGEIAAMAVIDSVVRLLPNVLGNADSPVLDSFSTGLLEHPQYTRPSNFNGMEVPDVLLSGNHAEIDKWREQQSLLRTFERRKDLLKDAPLTEHQRKFLHQLKRENK